In Meleagris gallopavo isolate NT-WF06-2002-E0010 breed Aviagen turkey brand Nicholas breeding stock chromosome 5, Turkey_5.1, whole genome shotgun sequence, a single window of DNA contains:
- the KNL1 gene encoding kinetochore scaffold 1 isoform X1, giving the protein MLYGALGGAMLYGAASRTAVWRGAQAWRLGLNCEAAAAAQPHGRCGAEGQRRRAAVSVPYFIGETLLAEMDKIYVDSNMENDNTEHIRGKRLSSILKAPRNPLDDLGNGNELTQDLNIEKRRKSSRRVSFADTINCRVFHRDVKNNAAERENEAEDTENHVLLNQNEEPEAVPCEITGMNTLLHAPIQSLVQQTECHDVDNAIPRTDRPDTTLIFSDENEMDMTTSHTSVIARNLKNNNETDKTEKIDIVSFLAELNSANGKAEKSKDFHFSFAADRFCSSFEQKEDAATRKKINSNGFFMNSNEKALNPIEGPEKENIFFVPSQVSENMAQSSYAYSHEQLATCNVTKIFREQDDGMEMTKCQASDIQNMHSGLYEVPTEQLPSADVTQAFADDEMDMTTNHTAKMHFPFAIVSNQNLNFKKDFLSLEQDNYSVVKRTSHQKLIIMQDPQLCTSKKIINVEDTVDATALQAFKQETRTLSSIPGSVSSETVFRDDKTVVFSQCDDMEITGNYRDVVYNTSTKGMNSSCHKAFEKPVSRNSLLVERKHPVNTGSTRSLSLDDRTSLSHKNNARELSSGSDGQNERVIQDHSTASLNTGFNSCTNSVSTGSSRGRLQHRLANSLLVSLPGEKTAIFSGSDVDLTKNCVGKGYRRNTENESPPGMSNSIASKPLFPDSRSVSSNSREQEKMKITKCQAVVSGDQSIGITTEAKQMHCKIIPTKNQNNNFSDAACPLDRDKENLEAVGFDVSIRRSQAIEMSADGVEVVTVNRMLGKTDFQASNWTSCAKSMYSFQEQKREVSENIITDKCAFTYLQNEKVYVSQPLGNKLLNSSVSCTNDKRDMFSDNENMDITKAHSLVVTPINIEQENENTHVQNNIKAKQLQNQTFQFSDNSGIDHTSQAAAIECGHVKVSSKKQTVAHLAPSGFFVSSNELARSRNRRDARPGKILGIISDCQNADRHEKTHPMVVVNNVSSTAEDLERNVLISKTVSSEGGFNNPQSGDDLRLRGAEERSLASNSKELKGSSQLPSFLEKSVVFPSGENMDLTENLAVVAPDQNICTLFPGRKAAPGHIEDKSKISLKKEVMMMNNQKQPECDMYSGVSDKKMLTVTGIKHLLSADEKTTIFSEGANMDITGNHTASADNKTILQPEILNDDISFISEDKTSVFTKNNDMEISRLDSVAADNSMEKAVSQGMLSRTNGARRKSLKGTIGEKTVLFSMSENNDMSITEGLTAAINHEIISQNEVGLPSPSSAHPVRTVTFTSNQADIDTKSCSANKITVKVSCDDALISDKIVGQDVPSNREDTTFAMDDMEITKAHNVSLKENFLQGRQPNQSVPLTSSVMFTSDQADMEMTEYHPIDGRFEKDLCEDRLNLPTQVVQEALSGSKTVIFPLAENMDITKTHDVLSGKIGVWNGRSISAISAVPADKTIVFCHNQDDMEITSSHTIAVNNNTEGFENQEASLKSTQQPDLHSASSSSCRDEIDSLQIKDLNGRDHKISNTKPLIPSASSPSASPIEKGPIKVHSGTIPDSTYSVSIPKDALDVQALQDLGLSTENSIPINSEQDLLHPGAMKSRRVSLKLPGNVPLDCSEESEVVISHVFLPAQHSDSLKEPPDALSTQRNQVLKDDSCKHEDLATGLAMDGAGIVSVSKKESEENVPSAEGETTEFQINSGQTGSLNPVDLAPKLSGILNICSKLENIRRKSVVVSETVLSDHLAKLPTQPEDTLRLGRNSINEQRLCYAKEQENAYLESGTASIDANVGMALKDKYKRRNVPLGIFQPKLPNRRNPSVSSVQDINVKSSGKAESPVPEVNPNTVKAPGYDKSSRQNFSPSQFIAEEFLPVCPEEMDSNDSVSSEFVEEACNNSNKREVSHNEKIQVEETKSCNNAKRALKYVEEDLQSLKKLKMDETVVGGTSQDLQVTYGPVPESHTEVAESEDSPNISAKNSDCTQANSSSSLDSVKADTELTIQRSSQMESQLLTDSICEDNLWEKFQSGGITVGEFFTLLQVHVPIQKPRQSHIPASCAVSAPPTPEDLILSQYVYRPKMRIYEEDCQVLSQMIDELKQYVSVQDQPLVNVNKSLWEVMRTCSDEELKSFGAELNKMKSYFIKESKILAHNEKEALYSKLLQSAQEQYEKLQSRIANMDELLKEAESCLADLEADSEWEECETDCSDDEMEGEDSESRKLEEELGSLKAQEEELQRELSDLETENEQILAQMKHLQEDEKSCQELLERCNFTEWEISEWSERQAVFNFLYDSIELTVVFGTPIDGDVFGENPSRKIVSLSFESLLDEEKAPLSSCLVQRLIFQFIESQGCWQEKCPMLQYLPQVLHDVSLVVSRCRILGEEIEFLKKWGGKYNLLKTDIIDTNVKLLFSTSTAFAKFELTLSLSSNYPSSSLPFTVEKKIGNIGHEEISAVLSKVPIGYHYLRRMVSLIHQNLLQDPR; this is encoded by the exons TGCCATGATGTGGACAATGCTATTCCGAGAACAGATAGGCCTGATACAACACTCATCTTctcagatgaaaatgaaatggataTGACAACTAGTCACACTTCAGTGATTGCACGTAACCTGAAAAACAACAACGAAACTgataaaactgagaaaatagaTATTGTATCATTTCTGGCTGAGTTAAACTCTGCCAAcggaaaggcagaaaaaagcaaagattttcatttttcctttgctgcagaCCGTTTTTGCTCATCTTTTGAACAGAAGGAAGATGctgctacaagaaagaaaataaattccaatGGATTTTTTATGAACTCAAATGAAAAAGCACTTAATCCTATTGAAGGACCtgaaaaagagaacattttttttgtcCCTTCACAAGTTTCAGAAAACATGGCACAATCATCATATGCATATTCCCATGAACAACTAGCCACCTGCaatgtaacaaaaatatttagagaGCAAGATGATGGAATGGAAATGACAAAATGCCAGGCATCTGATATTCAAAATATGCATTCTGGTCTTTATGAGGTTCCGACAGAGCAGTTACCATCTGCAGATGTTACTCAGGCGTTTGCAGATGATGAAATGGATATGACAACTAATCACActgcaaaaatgcattttccctttGCCATTGTAAGTAATCAAAATTTAAACTTCAAAAAGGATTTCTTGTCCTTGGAGCAAGACAACTACTCTGTTGTAAAGAGAACATCTCACCAGAAATTAATCATAATGCAAGACCCTCAACTTTGTACAAgcaaaaaaatcataaatgttGAAGACACAGTAGATGCTACAGCACTGCAGGCTTTTAAGCAGGAGACCAGAACACTGTCTTCTATCCCAGGATCTGTTTCTTCTGAGACTGTCTTCCGAGATGATAAAACCGTTGTTTTTTCTCAATGTGATGACATGGAAATTACTGGGAATTACAGAGATGTAGTCTATAACACAAGTACGAAAGGAATGAACAGTTCATGTCataaagcttttgaaaaacCAGTTAGCAGAAATTCGTTGCTAGTAGAAAGAAAACATCCAGTAAATACTGGCAGCACAAGAAGTCTTTCTTTAGATGATAGAACTTCTCTATCACATAAGAATAATGCACGTGAACTATCTTCAGGCTCAGATGGACAAAATGAAAGAGTAATCCAAGATCACAGTACTGCTTCACTGAACACTGGTTTCAATTCATGTACAAATTCAGTGTCCACTGGTTCTTCTAGGGGTAGGCTTCAGCACAGACTAGCAAACTCCCTACTTGTTTCACTACCAGGtgagaaaactgcaatatttTCAGGATCAGATGTGGACTTGACTAAAAATTGTGTTGGCAAGGGTTATAGAAGGAATACTGAAAATGAATCTCCTCCTGGAATGTCCAACTCTATTGCTAGCAAACCACTTTTTCCTGATAGTAGGTCTGTATCTTCCAATTCAAGGgagcaagaaaaaatgaaaataactaaaTGTCAGGCAGTTGTCAGTGGTGATCAAAGCATTGGGATAACCAcggaagcaaaacaaatgcattgtAAAATAATTCCAACTAAGAACCAGAACAATAATTTTAGTGATGCTGCATGTCCTTTGGATAGGGACAAGGAAAATCTTGAGGCAGTTGGTTTTGATGTGAGTATTAGAAGAAGTCAGGCTATAGAAATGAGTGCTGACGGTGTTGAGGTGGTAACAGTCAATAGGATGCTTGGGAAAACAGACTTTCAGGCTAGTAATTGGACTTCCTGTGCAAAGAGCATGTATTCATTCCAGGAGCAAAAGAGGGAGGTCTCTGAAAATATTATCACTGACAAATGTGCATTCACgtatttgcaaaatgaaaaagtttATGTATCTCAGCCTTTGGGAAATAAACTTCTAAATTCTTCAGTTTCCTGCACAAATGACAAAAGAGACATGTTTTCAGATAATGAAAACATGGACATAACCAAAGCTCATTCTTTGGTTGTTACTCCTATTAATATAgaacaagaaaatgagaatacTCACGTTCAAAATAATATAAAAGCCAAACAGCTGCAAAACCAGACCTTCCAGTTTTCTGATAATTCTGGCATAGATCATACAAGTCAGGCTGCAGCAATAGAATGTGGACATGTCAAAGTGAGctcaaagaaacaaactgttGCTCATTTAGCTCCAAGTGGTTTCTTTGTTTCCAGTAATGAGCTTGCTCGCTCTAGAAATAGAAGAGACGCACGACCTGGAAAAATATTGGGAATAATCTCAGATTGCCAAAACGCTGACAGGCATGAGAAAACACATCCTATGGTGGTAGTAAACAATGTATCATCAACTGCAGAAGATCTTGAGAGAAATGTTTTGATCAGTAAAACAGTTTCTTCAGAAGGGGGTTTTAATAATCCTCAATCAGGTGATGACCTACGCTTGAGAGGTGCTGAAGAGAGGTCACTAGCCAGTAATTCTAAAGAACTTAAGGGAAGTTCCCAGTTGCCTTCCTTTTTAGAAAAGTCAGTTGTATTTCCCTCTGGTGAAAACATGGACTTGACTGAAAACCTTGCAGTAGTGGCTCCTGATCAAAATATCTGTACTCTTTTCCCAGGAAGAAAGGCAGCACCAGGACATATTGaagataaaagtaaaatatcCTTAAAAAAAGAGGTAATGATGATGAACAATCAGAAGCAGCCTGAGTGTGATATGTACTCCGGGGTATCTGATAAGAAAATGTTAACTGTGACTGGTATaaagcatttgctttctgcagatGAGAAAACTACCATCTTTTCAGAAGGTGCTAATATGGACATCACTGGAAATCATACAGCTTCAGCAGACAACAAAACAATTTTGCAGCCTGAAATTTTAAACGATGACATATCCTTCATTTCTGAAgataaaacttctgtttttacaaaaaacaatgacatggaaataagtaggcTTGATTCTGTTGCAGCTGATAATTCTATGGAAAAGGCTGTATCTCAAGGGATGCTTAGCAGAACTAATGGAGCTAGAAGGAAAAGCTTGAAGGGAACAATAGGGGAAaagactgttttattttcaatgaGTGAGAATAATGACATGAGCATCACAGAGGGACTTACAGCAGCAATAAACCATGAAATCATCTCACAAAATGAGGTGGGGCTTCCTTCTCCATCTTCAGCTCATCCTGTTAGAACTGTTACATTCACAAGTAACCAGGCTGACATAGACACTAAGTCTTGCTCTGCCaataaaattactgtaaaaGTTTCATGTGATGATGCATTGATCTCGGATAAAATTGTTGGACAGGATGTTCCTTCAAACAGAGAAGATACTACGTTTGCTATGGATGATATGGAAATCACTAAAGCCCATAATgtatctttaaaagaaaattttctgcaAGGTAGGCAACCCAATCAATCTGTTCCTTTAACTTCCTCAGTTATGTTTACAAGTGATCAGGCTGACATGGAAATGACTGAGTATCACCCTATTGATGGAAGATTTGAAAAGGATTTATGTGAGGATAGATTAAATCTGCCCACACAGGTTGTACAGGAGGCTCTTTCAGGTAGcaaaacagtcatttttccTTTGGCTGAGAATATGGACATCACTAAGACTCATGATGTATTAAGTGGTAAGATCGGTGTATGGAATGGAAGGTCCATTTCAGCCATTTCTGCAGTTCCTGCTGATAAGACCATTGTGTTTTGCCACAACCAAGATGATATGGAAATAACTTCATCACATACTATTGCTGTTAATAACAATACTGAAGGATTTGAGAATCAAGAAGCGTCACTTAAAAGCACTCAACAACCAGACTTGCACAGTGCGTCATCATCCTCTTGCAGAGATGAAATAGATTCTCTGCAAATAAAAGACCTGAATGGCAGGGATCATAAAATATCTAATACTAAGCCCTTAATTCCTTCTGCTTCATCACCCTCAGCGTCGCCTATTGAGAAAGGACCTATCAAAGTCCACAGTGGCACAATACCAGATTCTACTTATTCTGTCTCAATTCCAAAAGATGCTTTGGATGTCCAGGCACTACAGGATCTTGGCCTTTCCACAGAAAATTCAATTCCTATAAACAGTGAGCAGGATCTTTTACATCCAGGAGCAATGAAATCAAGGAGAGTGTCTTTAAAGCTGCCAGGTAATGTCCCCTTGGACTGCAGTGAAGAAAGTGAAGTTGTAATATCccatgtttttcttcctgctcagCACTCAGATTCTTTGAAGGAACCTCCAGATGCACTTAGTACTCAGAGAAATCAAGTATTGAAAGATGATTCATGTAAACATGAAGATCTAGCTACAGGTTTAGCTATGGATGGAGCAGGCATTGTTTCAGTTTCTAAGAAGGAATCGGAGGAAAATGTGCCGTCAGCTGAAGGAGAGACAACAGAATTCCAAATAAACTCTGGACAGACTGGGTCTCTTAACCCAGTAGATCTTGCACCTAAATTATCaggtattttaaatatttgttcaaaacttgaaaatattaGAAGGAAATCTGTAGTTGTTTCTGAAACTGTTCTTTCTGACCACTTGGCGAAGTTACCAACTCAGCCAGAGGATACCTTGAGGTTAGGAAGAAATAGCATAAATGAACAAAGGTTATGTTATGCCAAAGAGCAGGAGAATGCATATCTTGAATCTGGAACTGCTTCCATAGATGCAAATGTAGGTATGGCCCTTAAGGAcaaatataaaagaagaaatgtccCTCTAGGTATCTTTCAGCCAAAACTACCAAACAGAAGAAATCCTTCTGTTTCTAGTGTGCAAGACATAAATGTAAAATcttcaggaaaagcagaatcACCAGTTCCAGAAGTAAATCCGAACACTGTTAAAGCTCCAGGTTATGACAAATCTAGTAGGCAGAACTTCAGCCCTTCTCAGTTTATagcagaagaatttcttcctgtttgCCCAGAAGAAATGGattcaaatgattctgtaaGCTCCGAATTTGTGGAAGAGGCTTgcaataacagcaacaaaagagaAGTCTCCCACAATGAAAAGATTCAAGTTGAAGAGACAAAAAGTTGCAACAATGCAAAAAGAGCTTTGAAATATGTTGAGGAGGATCTTCAAAGTCTAAAGAAGCTCAAGATGGATGAAACTGTGGTTGGTGGGACCTCCCAAGACTTGCAG GTTACTTATGGCCCTGTACCTGAAAGCCACACGGAAGTTGCTGAAAGTGAAGATTCTCCAAATATATCAGCTAAAAACTCTGACTGTACTcaagccaacagcagcagctctctaGATTCTGTTAAGGCTGACACAGAATTAACAA TTCAACGAAGCAGTCAAATGGAGTCGCAGCTTCTCACAGATAGCATTTGTGAAGATAATTTGTGGGAG AAATTTCAGAGTGGTGGCATCACAGTTGGGGAGTTTTTTACTCTTCTTCAAGTCCATGTTCCAATTCAGAAGCCCCGGCAGAGTCATATTCCAGCCAGC TGTGCTGTCAGTGCTCCACCTACTCCAGAAGACCTGATTCTCAGCCAATATGTTTATCGTCCCAAGATGCGTATTTATGAAGAAGATTGCCAGGTTCTTTCTCAGATGATAGATGA ATTAAAACAGTATGTAAGTGTCCAGGATCAACCACTGGTGAATGTGAATAAGAGTTTGTGGGAAGTAATGAGAACCTGCTCTGATGAAGAG CTGAAGAGCTTTGGAGCAGAactgaacaaaatgaaatcctATTTCATCAAGGAAAGTAAAATCCTGGCTCACAATGAGAAAGAGGCATTATACAGCAAATTGCTGCAGAGTGCACAG GAACAATATGAAAAGCTCCAATCAAGAATAGCAAACATGGATGAATTGCTTAAGGAGGCAGAAAGTTGTCTTGCAGATCTGGAAGCAG ATTCTGAATGGGAAGAATGTGAAACAGACTGCAGTGATGATGAAATGGAAGGAGAGGACTCAGAATCAAGAAAACTAGAAGAAG AATTGGGAAGCCTCAAAGCTCAAGAAGAAGAACTTCAAAG AGAGCTGTCAGATCTGGAGACTGAGAATGAGCAAATACTTGCTCAGATGAAGCACCTACAGGAAGATGAAAAGAGCTGCCAGGAACTCCTGGAGAGATGCaa CTTCACTGAGTGGGAGATTAGTGAATGGAGTGAGCGACAGGCagtctttaattttctttatgatTCTATTGAACTCACAGTTGTGTTTGGAACCCCAATAG aTGGTGATGTTTTTGGTGAAAATCCTTCCAGAAAAATAGTTAGCCTGAGCTTTGAATCTCTCTTGGATG AGGAAAAAGCTCCACTCTCCTCATGTTTAGTCCAAAGACTCATATTCCAGTTTATTGAAAGTCAGGGATGCTGGCAGGAAAAGTGTCCCATGCTGCAGTACTTGCCCCAG GTGCTTCACGATGTCTCTTTAGTGGTGAGTCGTTGCAGGATCTTAGGAGAGGAGAttgaatttctgaagaaatggGGTGGAAAATACAATCTTCTCAAGACAGATATCATTGACACAAA TGTGAAACTCCTCTTCTCCACTTCCACTGCTTTTGCGAAGTTTGAGTTGACACTGTCTTTATCATCCAACTACCCATCTTCTTCATTGCCTTtcactgttgaaaaaaaaattgggaatATTGG ACATGAGGAAATTTCTGCTGTTCTCTCTAAAGTACCTATTGGTTACCACTATCTCCGAAGAATGGTGAGCTTGATTCATCAAAATCTGCTCCAGGATCCCAGATGA